The sequence CAGTGTCTATTAAAGAACTTATAGACTCAGAGGAGTTTATTAATTCAAATAAGAAGTTAGCGTTTGCCTTAGGAAAAGATATTGCAGGTAAATGTGTAGTTGGAGATTTAAGTAGAATGCCTCACATGCTTATAGCAGGGGCTACAGGTTCTGGTAAAAGTGTATGTATAAACACAATGATTATTAGTCTACTTTATAAATATTCACCACAGGAAGTAAAGCTATTGATGATTGACCCAAAAGTCGTTGAATTAAATGTGTATAATGGTATTCCTCAACTTTTAATTCCTGTAGTTACTGATCCTAAAAAAGCAGCTGCTGCTTTGAATTGGGCTGTAAATGAAATGACAAGAAGGTATAAGCTTTTTGCGGACAATGGTGTTAGAAATATAGAATCTTATAATGGACTTTTTGAAAAGGGTACTGTAGAAGAGAAGCTGCCTTCAATTGTAATAATAGTAGATGAGCTTGCAGATTTAATGATGGCATGTCCTAAGGACGTAGAAGATTATATTTGTAGATTAGCTCAAATGGCTAGAGCAGCTGGAATGCATTTAGTTATAGCTACGCAAAGACCTTCTGTAGATGTAATTACAGGGGTAATAAAGGCCAATATACCTTCAAGAATTTCTTTTGCAGTGTCTTCACAAATAGATTCTAGAACTATACTTGATTGTAGTGGTGCCGAAAAACTTTTAGGTAAAGGGGATATGCTTTATTATCCATTAGGAGAAGCAAAGCCAGTGAGAATTCAAGGATGCTTTATTTCAGAAGAAGAGGTAGAAAATGTAGTTAACTATATAAAGAGTAGTGAAGAACCTGTTGAATATGAAAATGAAATTATAGAGCATATAAATAGTGAGACTGTTGAGAGTAATTCAGAAGCAAATAATGAAGATAGAGATGAGCTTATAGATGAAGCTATAAGAATTGTTGTGGAATATAACCAAGTATCTACTTCATTTTTACAAAGAAAACTTAAAATAGGATTTAATAGGGCTGCTAGAATTGTAGAACAACTTGAAGAAATGTCTATAATAGGACCTAAAGAAGGAAGCAAACCTAGACAAATTTTAATTGACAAAGATGAACTTGAAAATTAATTTTTGCAAACTTTACTATTTGTTAATTAAAAAATGCTTGTGTTAAAGAATAAACAGTTTTAAAATAAAGAATGAATTATAACATCAGGAGGAAAATAACTTGAAAAAATACAAGATAGGATTAGTAAGCTTAGGCTGTGATAAGAACAGAGTTGATTCGGAAATAATGCTTGGTGCTGTAACTAAAGATTATGAATTAACTAATGACCCTGTAGAGGCTGATATAATAATTGTTAATACCTGTGGCTTTATAGAAAAGGCTAAAGAAGAATCAATCAATACAATATTGGAAATGGCAGAATATAAAAAGAAACATAATTGTAAGCTATTAATAGCTACTGGATGTCTTACTCAAAGATATGGTGCAGAGATTATGGAGTTAATGCCTGAGATTGATATAATTTTAGGGGTAAATGATTATTTTAAGATAAATTTATATATAGAAAAGTTTATCAATGATAATAACAAAATAGCTAAATTAGATTATAGCGATGTTAACATAAATGAAGGAGAAAGAATTATAAGTACAGATAAGCAAACAGCTTATTTAAGAATTTCTGAAGGTTGTGATGGATTCTGTACCTATTGTATAATTCCTAAGATAAGAGGTAAGTACAGAAGCAGAACAAAGGAGAACATACTTAAGGAAGCTAGAGCTTTAGCTAGTAGTGGAGTTAAAGAAGTTATTTTAATAGCCCAAGATACAACAAAATATGGTGTTGATCTTTATGGAGAAAAGAAATTACATGAACTTATGCATGAAATTTCAGAAGTTGAAGGCATTGAATGGATAAGAGTTTTATATTGCTATCCAGAAGAAATTTATGATGAAATGATACAAGAAATTAAAAACAACAATAAGATATGCAAGTATCTTGATTTACCTATACAGCATATTAGTGATAACATTCTTAAGAGAATGGGTAGACGAACTTCAAAACAAGATATAATTGATAAGATTACAGAACTTCGTCGTAATGTACCAGATATAACTTTAAGAACTTCATTAATTGTTGGATTCCCAGGAGAAACAGAGGAAGATTTTGAAGAATTAAAACAATTTTTAATAGATACAAAATTAAATAATGTAGGAGTGTTCACATATTCTCAGGAAGAGGGAACTCCAGCAGCTATTATGCCAAATCAAGTTGAAGAAAGCACTAAGAAAAAGAGAGAAAGAGAATTAATGCTTATACAAAAAGAAATATTTGAAAAAAATAATAGTTTAAAGCTTGGAAAGATTTACAACGTTTT comes from Clostridium sp. TW13 and encodes:
- the rimO gene encoding 30S ribosomal protein S12 methylthiotransferase RimO; amino-acid sequence: MKKYKIGLVSLGCDKNRVDSEIMLGAVTKDYELTNDPVEADIIIVNTCGFIEKAKEESINTILEMAEYKKKHNCKLLIATGCLTQRYGAEIMELMPEIDIILGVNDYFKINLYIEKFINDNNKIAKLDYSDVNINEGERIISTDKQTAYLRISEGCDGFCTYCIIPKIRGKYRSRTKENILKEARALASSGVKEVILIAQDTTKYGVDLYGEKKLHELMHEISEVEGIEWIRVLYCYPEEIYDEMIQEIKNNNKICKYLDLPIQHISDNILKRMGRRTSKQDIIDKITELRRNVPDITLRTSLIVGFPGETEEDFEELKQFLIDTKLNNVGVFTYSQEEGTPAAIMPNQVEESTKKKRERELMLIQKEIFEKNNSLKLGKIYNVLIEGYNGKEYIGRNFEMAPEVDGSILITSSSELKKGEFVKVKITGKMEYDLIGVVFDELS